Below is a window of Streptomyces sp. WMMB303 DNA.
CGGCTGCCGGACCAGATCGCCGAGATCCTCAAGCAGGAGCCGGAGATCGAGAAGCTGGCGAAGCTCTACGCGGACGCCCGCTCCATGCTCTTCATCGGACGGGTGCGCGGCTACCCCGTGGCCCTGGAGGCGTCCCTGAAGCTCAAGGAGGTCTCCTACATCCACGCCGAGGCGTATCCGGCCTCCGAGCTCAAGCACGGGCCTCTGGCGCTGATCGAGCCGGCGATGCCGACGGTCGCGATCGTGCCCGAGGACGACCTGCTGGAGAAGAACCGGGCGGCGCTGGAGGAGATCAAGGCGCGCAGCGGCCGCATCCTGGCCGTGGCCCACCAGGAGCAGGAGAAGGCCGACCACACCATCCTGGTGCCGAAGAACGAGGACGAGCTGGACCCGATCCTGATGGGCATCCCGCTGCAGCTGCTGGCCTATCACACGGCGCTGGCCCTGGGGCGGGACATCGACAAGCCCCGCAACCTGGCCAAGTCGGTCACCGTGGAGTAGGGGCGGTCCGCCCCCGGGTGCGGGGCCCGGATGGGCGGGATCCCGCGCGGGCCACCAACCGCGCGGGATCCCGCCTCCCCTGTGCCGGCGTCGCCCATTACGCCGGCGGGTGGGCCACGGGACGGGACCGTCACCTCCCGCCCGGTGGCGCGCCCTCGGGTCTCGGCCACCCGTGTGCTGTCTGTATGCCCCTCACAAGCGCACAACCCACCTCTACGGGTGGGTAGATTTATCGATGCACCCGGTGCCACGCCGACCGCGCGGCTCACCGGGGACTACCGCCGGACGCGGTCCAAGTCGGCTTCCCTGCACAGGAGTCGGCGCAGTTCGGAGTCGGCGCACGCGGGACTGAGGGACGCCGACCCGCGGCGCCGGAGCACACTGCGCGCCACCGTGTTCGGGGAAGGACGCCGCGTCGGCTCAGGGGACGACGATGACCGGGCGCTGGGCCCGCCGGGCGAGGCGCCCCGCGACCGAGCCGAAGATCCGCCCGACGAGTCCGTGCGTCGAGCCGACCACGATGGCGTCGGCCGCGTACTCGCTGCCGACCTCCTCCAGCTCGTGGCAGATGTCGCCGCCCCGCTCCACCAGGATCCAGGGCACCTCCGCCAGATGATCGGCGCAGGCGAGTTCCAGCCCGAGCACTTCCGTGCGGTGGTCGGGAACGTCGACGAAGACGGGCGGTTCGCACCCCGCCCACACCGTGGTGGGCAGCCGGTTGGCGACATGGACGATGATCAGACCGGAGCCCGAGCGGTAGGCCATGCCGACGGCGTACGCCAGCGCGCGCTCGCTGGAGACCGAGCCGTCGAATCCGACGACGACGCCGTGCTGGAAGGCCGGATCGCAGGAGTGGCGCGTCTCGTCCGCCGCTTCGGGGATCGCCGTGGAGTCGGCGACCTGCCTGCGGTCTGCTGGTTCAGGGATCTCGTGTCCTGCCATGAGTGTCTCGGCGAAGTGAGTCCTCTGTGCAGAGGGACGACGGACGGCTTGCGCTCTCTCGGATCTGCTCGGACGAATCTGCTGGGTGCTGCGCGGCCTGCTCACGAAGACCGGGAATCGTCTTCCCAAGTCCCTTACCCAAAGGGTACGGCCGCACTCCCCGCTTGCCCAGGCAATGCGGAGCGGGTGCCCGGAGCGGTTGACCCCGGAGCATGCCTGAGCGCGGGCCGCAGCGCAATGCCGCGTTACGCCCCTTACGCGCCTCCTTGACCGACGCGTAACAGGCCCACCGCCGGAAGTGGCGCGGAACCGTCCGGTCCGCCGCCTCGCGCACCTCCCGTGTCGCATCGATCACGTTCTGTGGGAGCGCCCCCTCCGCGCCGCATCGCCGGGGAACCCGGCGCGGGGTGGCACGGCGGGAGCATTCTGTCCCGATCATTGCGTTGGCGCGAGACCGTCTCTCACGGCGCGCACCGGCACACACCGGCGCGCACAGAGCCACAAAAGGTCACGCACCGTCGCATGTTGCACACGCTGAGCGCACCTCATGCGCCCCACATACCTCATACACATCAGGAATCACGAGATCGCACCACGAGGGTGACCGAATCGCACGTCTGCTTCCCCTCGAATTTCAGCCAACTTGGCACAGCGTCAGAACCGGTGCCGCCTCTCCCGTCCGACCCCCTGCCACCAGGGAGGAAAGGAGCGTCGAGCGGGTGTGCACCCTACGTTGATGGGGCAGAGAGGGCATGCGTACTTCCCAGCAGCGCAGTTGAGTGAAACGCTTCGTGATCGAATGCTTCACGCCAAGTTGCCTTATCGACATAGCGCCGGATGCCGAACTTGCACCGCCCACCTCATCCGACGCAGTAGATTCGATCTTGGCTTTCACTGCGGGGGAGAGCGGGGGAGATGTGTATGGACCGAGAGGAACACAACGATTGAGGGGGGCTTAGTTCCAATGAGCCAGGACTCCACG
It encodes the following:
- a CDS encoding universal stress protein, with protein sequence MAGHEIPEPADRRQVADSTAIPEAADETRHSCDPAFQHGVVVGFDGSVSSERALAYAVGMAYRSGSGLIIVHVANRLPTTVWAGCEPPVFVDVPDHRTEVLGLELACADHLAEVPWILVERGGDICHELEEVGSEYAADAIVVGSTHGLVGRIFGSVAGRLARRAQRPVIVVP